In a single window of the Chelonia mydas isolate rCheMyd1 chromosome 8, rCheMyd1.pri.v2, whole genome shotgun sequence genome:
- the GPR151 gene encoding G-protein coupled receptor 151, giving the protein MNSSLAPQVHFAGGCQPHDSREWKAVIPALLGVICLAGLAGNACVIGILLYSARRGKPSLIHSLILNLSLADLLLLLFAAPLRAAAYSRSAWTLGWFVCKTSDGFLHTCMAAKSLTTAVVAKACFMYASNPAKQVSIEPGTICAVLLATWLVALVSSLPLWLFSTLRELAAGSPACVVAVPAPAREFMAAFVKLYPLLVFCAPLLCAFLYFWRAYGRCQRRGTKTQNLRNQIRSRRLTIMLLSVTVTLAVMWLPEWISWLWVWHLKPAGPAPPEGFLALTQALMFTISSANPLIFLVMSEEFREGFKGLWKRLTLKKPLPATDNQEIPAANSEILPDSVPSPEPEIAEQEKELPAAPQALESLEKKEMPVFPDVEQFWHDREAAPDAQDNDPIPWEHEEKETI; this is encoded by the coding sequence ATGAACAGCTCCCTGGCTCCGCAGGTGCATTTCGCGGGGGGCTGTCAGCCCCACGACTCGCGGGAGTGGAAGGCGGTGATCCCCGCTTTGCTGGGCGTCATCTGCCTGGCGGGCTTGGCGGGGAACGCGTGTGTCATCGGCATCCTGCTCTACAGCGCCCGGCGAGGGAAACCCTCCCTGATCCACTCCCTGATCCTCAACCTCAGCCTGGCGGATCTGCTTCTCCTGCTCTTCGCGGCGCCCCTGCGGGCAGCCGCTTACTCCCGCAGCGCCTGGACCCTGGGCTGGTTCGTCTGCAAAACCTCCGACGGGTTCCTCCACACGTGCATGGCCGCCAAGAGCCTGACGACCGCCGTGGTGGCCAAGGCTTGCTTCATGTACGCCAGCAACCCGGCCAAGCAAGTGAGTATTGAGCCCGGCACGATCTGTGCGGTGCTGCTGGCCACGTGGCTGGTGGCCCTGGTGAGCTCCCTGCCGCTCTGGCTCTTCAGCACCCTTCGGGAGCTCGCGGCGGGCTCGCCCGCCTGCGTCGTGGCCGTGCCAGCCCCCGCCCGGGAGTTCATGGCTGCCTTTGTCAAGCTCTACCCCCTGCTCGTGTTCTGCGCGCCCCTGCTCTGCGCCTTCCTTTATTTCTGGCGCGCTTATGGCAGGTGCCAGCGCAGGGGGACCAAGACCCAGAACCTGAGGAACCAGATCAGATCCAGGCGCCTTACAATCATGCTGCTGAGCGTCACTGTCACCTTGGCCGTGATGTGGCTGCCGGAATGGATATCCTGGCTGTGGGTTTGGCACCTAAAGCCAGCAGGCCCTGCTCCCCCCGAAGGCTTCCTAGCTCTGACCCAAGCCCTTATGTTCACCATCTCTTCGGCCAACCCGCTCATCTTCCTGGTGATGTCTGAGGAATTCAGAGAGGGCTTTAAGGGCTTGTGGAAAAGGCTGACCCTGAAAAAGCCTCTCCCTGCCACAGACAACCAGGAAATCCCAGCTGCTAACTCTGAGATTCTCCCCGATTCGGTCCCTTCTCCAGAGCCAGAGATTGCTGAGCAAGAGAAAGAACTCCCAGCTGCCCCTCAGGCCTTAGAAAGCCTGGAAAAGAAGGAGATGCCCGTCTTTCCAGACGTAGAGCAATTCTGGCATGACCGAGAAGCAGCCCCCGATGCTCAAGACAATGACCCTATTCCTTGGGAGCACGAAGAGAAAGAGACAATATAG